In the genome of Streptomyces globosus, one region contains:
- a CDS encoding PKD domain-containing protein yields MSYRRLAASAAVLAAGVALAPAPAHAAGPASGRPEPHGIAKPDQVRPQQREAAAFTSPADRSVRQAPAAGRAGAASGDTAQNEIAVGLQAFTTSAHGIEVDAATTGTANAVSVSVDWGDGTASEGTSAGGQKLTTPHQYGKPGGYTVRVTVTDHVTQASAVNQIAVWTQGSHFTPHTPQRLLDTRNGTGGYRGKVPAYGQARLRIGGNAAIPAGVTAVVLNVTVTNTTSGGHITAYPDGGEKPTTSNVNFAPGQTVPNLVIVPVGRDGYVNLYNGGWEGVDLIADVTGYFTKSASSGYTPLDPQRLVDTRNGTGAPQGQIKGYGTLTKPIRGLANATAVALNVTVTNPRSDGHLTVFPGSGTAPAVSNLNFSAGQTIANAVIVPVSASGEISIRNGGWNPTDVIIDIVGYYSPAGPNAYVPLKPDRLLDTRDGATWPWGPLSGRSYVYMPLADGFPHTKGFVLNTTVTNPKGPGHLAVAPDPNSLADYDNGTEQWPPTPTSSTLNWTRGRTVPNLVQAGTGPYGIIDIWNQSDADIDLVVDIFGLYEDN; encoded by the coding sequence GCCCACGCGGCCGGCCCGGCCTCCGGCCGGCCCGAGCCGCACGGCATCGCCAAGCCCGACCAGGTCAGGCCGCAGCAGCGGGAGGCCGCCGCGTTCACCAGCCCTGCCGACCGGTCGGTCCGGCAGGCCCCCGCGGCGGGCCGGGCGGGTGCCGCCTCCGGCGACACCGCACAGAACGAGATAGCCGTGGGCCTCCAGGCCTTCACCACCAGCGCGCACGGCATCGAGGTCGACGCCGCCACCACCGGCACGGCCAACGCCGTCTCCGTCTCGGTCGACTGGGGCGACGGCACCGCCAGCGAGGGGACGTCCGCCGGCGGCCAGAAGCTGACCACCCCTCACCAGTACGGCAAGCCCGGCGGCTACACGGTCCGCGTCACGGTCACGGACCACGTCACGCAGGCATCCGCCGTCAACCAGATCGCCGTCTGGACCCAGGGCTCCCACTTCACGCCGCACACCCCGCAGCGCCTCCTCGACACCCGCAACGGCACCGGCGGCTACCGGGGGAAGGTCCCCGCCTACGGCCAGGCCCGGCTCCGGATCGGCGGCAACGCCGCCATCCCCGCCGGGGTGACCGCCGTCGTCCTCAATGTCACCGTCACCAACACCACCAGCGGCGGCCACATCACCGCCTACCCCGACGGCGGCGAGAAGCCGACCACCTCGAACGTCAACTTCGCCCCCGGGCAGACCGTCCCGAACCTGGTCATCGTCCCCGTCGGCAGGGACGGGTACGTGAACCTGTACAACGGCGGCTGGGAGGGGGTCGACCTCATCGCCGACGTCACCGGCTACTTCACCAAGTCCGCCTCCAGCGGCTACACCCCGCTGGACCCGCAGCGCCTCGTCGACACCCGCAACGGCACCGGCGCCCCCCAGGGCCAGATCAAGGGCTACGGCACGCTCACCAAGCCGATCAGGGGCCTGGCCAACGCCACCGCCGTCGCGCTGAACGTGACGGTCACCAACCCCAGGAGCGACGGCCACCTCACCGTCTTCCCCGGCAGCGGGACCGCCCCGGCGGTGTCGAACCTCAACTTCAGCGCCGGGCAGACCATCGCGAACGCGGTGATCGTCCCGGTCAGCGCCTCCGGCGAGATCAGCATCCGCAACGGCGGCTGGAACCCGACCGACGTCATCATCGACATCGTCGGCTACTACAGCCCCGCCGGCCCCAACGCCTACGTGCCGCTCAAGCCGGACCGCCTGCTCGACACCCGTGACGGCGCCACCTGGCCCTGGGGCCCGCTGAGCGGCCGCAGCTACGTGTACATGCCGCTCGCCGACGGGTTCCCGCACACCAAGGGCTTCGTCCTCAACACCACCGTCACCAACCCCAAGGGCCCGGGCCACCTCGCCGTCGCACCGGACCCGAACTCGCTGGCCGACTACGACAACGGCACCGAGCAGTGGCCGCCCACACCGACCTCCTCCACCCTCAACTGGACCCGCGGCAGGACCGTCCCGAACCTGGTCCAGGCGGGCACGGGCCCGTACGGGATCATCGACATCTGGAACCAGAGCGACGCCGACATCGACCTCGTCGTCGACATCTTCGGCCTGTACGAGGACAACTGA
- a CDS encoding endonuclease V, which translates to MTMVKTPADEAEARAIQDELRAAVVLDEVGPPPGRGLVAGVDVAYDDERDLVAAAAVVLDAATLDVVEERTAVGRVSFPYVPGLLAFRELPTVLAALDALSAPPDLVVCDGYGLAHPRGFGLACHLGVVTGLPSMGVAKNPFTFTYDEPGARRGDAAALLAGDGRVVGRALRTQDGIKPVYVSVGHRISLDNACAHALALSPRFRIPESTRRADSLCRRALREAS; encoded by the coding sequence CGAGGCCGAGGCCCGGGCGATACAGGATGAACTGCGCGCTGCCGTCGTGCTCGACGAGGTCGGGCCGCCGCCGGGGCGCGGGCTCGTCGCCGGCGTGGACGTCGCCTACGACGACGAGCGGGACCTGGTGGCCGCCGCGGCCGTCGTGCTCGATGCCGCGACGCTGGACGTCGTCGAGGAGCGGACAGCCGTCGGGCGCGTCAGCTTTCCGTACGTGCCCGGGCTGCTCGCCTTCCGGGAGCTGCCGACCGTCCTGGCGGCGCTCGACGCGCTGTCCGCGCCGCCGGACCTCGTCGTCTGCGACGGCTACGGCCTGGCGCACCCCAGGGGCTTCGGGCTGGCCTGCCACCTCGGGGTGGTGACGGGGCTGCCCAGCATGGGCGTGGCGAAGAACCCCTTCACCTTCACCTACGACGAGCCCGGTGCCCGCCGCGGCGACGCGGCCGCGCTGCTCGCGGGTGACGGCCGTGTCGTCGGGAGGGCGCTGCGGACGCAGGACGGGATCAAGCCGGTGTACGTGTCGGTGGGGCACCGGATCTCGCTCGACAACGCCTGCGCCCACGCCCTCGCGCTCAGCCCGCGGTTCCGGATTCCCGAGAGCACCCGCCGGGCGGACTCGCTGTGTCGGCGGGCGCTGCGCGAGGCGTCCTGA
- a CDS encoding saccharopine dehydrogenase family protein, with protein sequence MNEEVRQAGPTAGRGEGGRKRADRDDHANRTDQAGRADRTDQATGPAAKEADRPHDVVLFGATGFVGALTAEYLAANAPAGCRWALAGRDPAKLQRLRDRLTALHPAAADVPLLQADASDPAAVRELAAATRVLATTVGPYVLYGGEIVAACAASGTDYVDLTGEPEFVDRTYVLHDARARETGARLVHACGFDSVPADLGAYFTVAQLPRDVPLRVDGFMRSNALFSGGTLASALTAMGRAPQTLAAARERRLHEHRLPGRRVRGPVGVPRFSRETGTWALPLPSLDPRIVTRSAAALDRYGPDFRYRHYASVKHLPFALCGTAAVGATAALAQLPPARQWLMDLWEPGRGPDAERRARSWFTVRFVGEGGGRRVLTEVSGGDPGYGETAKMLAESALCLAFDALPQRAGQLTTAVAMGDSLLDRLQKAGIRFRVASAR encoded by the coding sequence ATGAACGAAGAAGTTCGACAGGCCGGTCCGACGGCGGGACGGGGCGAAGGGGGCCGGAAGCGGGCCGATCGGGACGACCACGCCAACCGGACCGACCAGGCCGGCAGGGCCGACCGGACCGACCAGGCCACCGGACCCGCGGCGAAGGAGGCGGACCGCCCCCACGATGTCGTCCTCTTCGGCGCGACCGGCTTCGTCGGTGCCCTGACCGCCGAGTACCTCGCCGCGAACGCCCCCGCCGGCTGCCGGTGGGCCCTCGCCGGCCGCGACCCCGCCAAGCTGCAACGGCTCCGCGACCGCCTGACCGCCCTCCACCCCGCCGCCGCGGACGTCCCGCTGCTCCAGGCCGACGCCTCCGACCCGGCAGCCGTACGGGAACTCGCCGCCGCCACCCGCGTCCTCGCCACGACCGTCGGACCGTACGTCCTGTACGGCGGCGAGATCGTCGCCGCCTGCGCCGCCTCCGGCACCGACTACGTCGACCTCACCGGCGAGCCGGAGTTCGTCGACCGCACCTACGTCCTGCACGACGCGCGCGCCCGGGAGACCGGCGCCCGCCTGGTCCACGCCTGCGGCTTCGACTCCGTCCCCGCCGACCTCGGCGCGTACTTCACCGTCGCGCAGCTCCCCCGGGACGTCCCGCTCCGCGTGGACGGCTTCATGCGCTCCAACGCCCTCTTCTCGGGCGGCACCCTCGCCTCCGCCCTCACCGCCATGGGCCGCGCCCCGCAGACCCTCGCAGCCGCCCGCGAACGCCGCCTCCACGAGCACCGGCTGCCCGGACGCCGCGTCCGCGGGCCCGTCGGCGTACCCCGGTTCAGCCGGGAGACCGGAACCTGGGCCCTGCCCCTGCCCAGCCTCGACCCGCGCATCGTGACGCGGTCCGCCGCCGCGCTCGACCGCTACGGGCCCGACTTCCGCTACCGCCACTACGCCTCGGTCAAACACCTCCCCTTCGCCCTCTGCGGCACCGCGGCCGTCGGAGCGACCGCCGCGCTGGCGCAGCTGCCGCCCGCCCGGCAGTGGCTGATGGACCTCTGGGAGCCGGGCCGCGGCCCCGACGCCGAACGCCGGGCCCGCAGCTGGTTCACCGTCCGCTTCGTCGGCGAGGGCGGCGGCCGCCGCGTCCTCACCGAGGTCTCGGGCGGCGATCCGGGCTACGGCGAAACCGCGAAGATGCTGGCCGAGTCGGCCCTGTGCCTGGCCTTCGACGCGCTGCCGCAGCGTGCCGGACAGCTCACCACGGCCGTCGCGATGGGCGACTCCCTGCTGGACCGCCTCCAGAAGGCCGGCATCCGCTTCCGCGTCGCCTCGGCCCGCTGA